One Streptomyces formicae genomic window, GGCCGCAACAAGGAGCGCTACCAGTTCCTGCGCTGGGGCCAGACCGCCTTCGACGAGTTCAAGGTCGTCCCCCCGGGCACCGGCATCGTCCACCAGGTCAACATCGAGCACCTGGCGCGCACGGTCATGGTCCGCAACGGCCAGGCCTACCCCGACACGCTCGTCGGCACCGACTCGCACACCACGATGGTCAACGGCCTCGGCGTGCTCGGCTGGGGCGTCGGCGGCATCGAGGCCGAGGCCGCGATGCTGGGCCAGCCGGTCTCGATGCTCATCCCGCGCGTCGTCGGCTTCAAGCTGACCGGTGAGCTCAAGCCGGGCACCACCGCCACGGACCTCGTGCTCACGATCACCGAGATGCTGCGCAAGCACGGCGTCGTCGGCAAGTTCGTCGAGTTCTACGGTGAGGGCGTCGCCGCCACCTCCCTCGCGAACCGCGCCACCATCGGCAACATGTCGCCCGAGTTCGGCTCGACCGCCGCGATCTTCCCGATCGACGACGAGACGCTGAAGTACCTGCGCCTGACCGGCCGTGACGAGCAGCAGGTCGCGCTCGTCGAGGCGTACGCCAAGGAGCAGGGCCTCTGGCTGGACCCGGCCGCCGAGCCGGACTTCTCGGAGAAGCTGGAGCTCGACCTGTCGACGGTCGTTCCCTCCATCGCAGGCCCGAAGCGCCCGCAGGACCGCATCGTCCTCGCCAACGCCGCGCAGCAGTTCGCCCTCGACGTGCGCAACTACGTCGACACCGCGGACGAGGCGGGCGAGGAGTCCTTCCCGGCCTCCGACGCCCCCGCCACCACCAACGGCGTCCCGTCGAACCCGACCACGGTCACGGCCCCCGACGGCTCGACCTACGAGATCGACCACGGCGCGGTGACGGTCGCGGCCATCACCTCCTGCACCAACACGTCGAACCCGTACGTGATGGTCGCCGCCGCGCTCGTCGCGAAGAAGGCCGTCGAGAAGGGCCTGACCCGCAAGCCGTGGGTCAAGACCACCCTCGCGCCCGGCTCCAAGGTCGTCACCGACTACTTCGACAAGGCGGGCCTGACCCCGTACCTCGACAAGGTCGGCTTCAACCTCGTCGGCTACGGCTGCACCACCTGCATCGGCAACTCGGGCCCGCTGCCCGAGGAGGTCTCGAAGGCCGTCAACGACCACGACCTGGCCGTGACGTCCGTCCTCTCCGGAAACCGGAACTTCGAGGGCCGCATCAACCCCGACGTCAAGATGAACTACCTGGCGTCCCCGCCGCTGGTCGTCGCGTACGCCATCGCGGGCTCGATGAAGGTCGACATCACGACCGAGGCGCTCGGCACCGACCAGGACGGCAACCCGGTCTTCCTCAAGGACATCTGGCCCTCCGAGGCCGAGGTCAACGACGTCGTCGCCAACTCCATCGGCGAGGACATGTTCAACAAGTCCTACTCCGACGTCTTCGCGGGCGACGCCCAGTGGCAGGCGCTCTCGATCCCGACCGGCAACACCTTCGAGTGGGACACCGAGTCGACCTACGTGCGCAAGCCCCCCTACTTCGAGGGCATGGCGCACGAGCCGTCCCCCGTCGAGGACATCTCGGGCGCCCGCGTCCTGGCCAAGCTGGGCGACTCGGTCACCACCGACCACATCTCCCCGGCCGGCGCGATCAAGGCCGACACCCCGGCGGGCAAGTACCTCACGGAGCACGGCGTCGAGCGTCGTGACTTCAACTCCTACGGCTCGCGCCGAGGTAACCACGAGGTCATGATCCGCGGCACGTTCGCCAACATCCGCCTGCGCAACCAGATCGCGCCGGGCACCGAGGGCGGCTTCACGCGTGACTTCACGCAGGCCGACGCGCCGGTCTCGTTCATCTACGACGCCTCGCGCAACTACATCGACCAGGGCATCCCGCTGGTCGTCCTCTCGGGCAAGGAGTACGGCTCGGGCTCGTCCCGCGACTGGGCCGCCAAGGGCACCGCGCTCCTCGGCGTCAAGGCCGTCATCGCCGAGTCGTACGAGCGCATCCACCGCTCGAACCTCATCGGCATGGGCGTCCTGCCGCTCCAGTACCCGGAGGGCCAGTCCGCCGAGACGCTGGGTCTGACCGGCGAGGAGACCTTCTCCTTCGAGGGCGTCACCGAGCTGAACAACGGCTCCACGCCTCGGACGGTCAAGGTCACCACCGACACCGGTGTGGAGTTCGACGCGGTCGTGCGCATCGACACTCCCGGTGAGGCGGACTACTACCGCAACGGCGGCATCATGCAGTACGTGCTGCGCAGCCTGATCCGTAAGTAGGCTTGCCGCAGTTGGTAGTTGAGGGCTCGCATCCCCGGATTGGGGATGCGAGCCCTCGTCTTTTCCCGTGCGGCTCAGCGGGGGCTCGGCGCGCAGTTCCCCGCGCCCCTGACGGGGCCCCGGCCCTCTACGCCGGCCAGCCGCCGTACGGGATCGTGATCAGTTCCATCGCGTGCTCCGACGGGTCCAGGAAGTAGATGCCCTTCCCGCCGTCGTTGCGGTTGATCTCGTTCGGCTGCTTCTGGTGCGGGTCCGCCCAGTGCGTGATGCCGCGCTCGCTGATCTTCGCGTACGCCGCGTCGAACTCCGCTTCGGAGACCAGGAAGGCGTAGTGCTGCGGGGTGATGTGCTCCGCGGGAACGGTGGCGAAGTCCAGAGTGACTCCGTTGCTCAGGGCCACCGCGACGAACGGGCCCCATTCACCGGTGATTTCGAGTCCGAGCAGGTCCGCGAAGAACGCGGCGGACTCCCGGTTGTCCCGGGCGTGGACGATCGTGTGGTTCAACTCGACTGACAAGGAATGCCTCCATAAGGCATCTCCCGACACCTCCATGCCTCACCCGGTCGGTGACCGGCACGCGATGTCGCCGTGGATCTTAGACACGACGACCTCGCGTTGTCGAGCTGATTCTGTGGACTACCTCTGTCGCGGGGCGAGCGCCACGGCCGCCGCCGTGACCAGGACGGCCACCGCCGCCCAGGCGAACGCCGCCCGGAAATCGGCCACTTGGGCCCCCGCGCCGCCCACCGTCGCGCCCACGAGGACCGCGAGGCCGAGCGAGCCGCCGAGCTGGTCCACGGAGCGCTGGACGCCGGACGCGGTGCCCGCGTCGGGGAGGCGGGCCAGCCAGGCGAGTCCCGCCGCCGTCAGGAGCAGGCCGGCGACCGAGGTCCGCGTGGTGCCGAGCGCGCGGATCAGACGGGAGACCTGGGAGACCGCGACGAGCAGCGCGGCGCAGAACGGCAGGTAGGCCAACCCCGCCTGGAGCGGGGTGAGTCCGATGACGTCCTGGAGGTAGAGCGTGGCGAGGAAGAACGTGGTGGAGAGCCCCACGCTGAGCGGCACCGTCGCCGCGTTCGCGACCGCGCGGGTGCGGTGCGTGAAGAAGGAGAGCGGGACGAGCGGGCTCTTCGACCGGGCCTCGACGAGGACGAACGCGGCGAGCAGCGCGAGGCCGAAGACCACCGCCGGTGCCGAGCCGCTCAGCACGCCGTACACCAGGGCGACCGGGCCGCCCGTCAGGAGCACGGCCCCCAGCAGGTCGAGCCGGGCAGCCCCGTCCGCGCCGCGCGGACCGTCAGGGCGTACGAACGCCGGGGTGAGCGCCACGACGGCCGTGACGATCGGCACGTTGATGCCGAAGATCCAGCGCTAGTCGAGGAGTTGGACGAGCGCGCCGGACAGCAGGACGCCGACGATGAGGCCGCTCGCGGAGATCGCGCCCCAGATGCCGAGCGCCTTGGCACGCTCGGCGGGGGCGGGGAAGAGGAGCGCGATCAGTGACATGGCTGCGGGTGACGCGAGGGCCTCGCCCGCGCCCTGCGCGAAGCGCGCGGCGATCAGCGTCGGAAGGTTCGGCGCGAGTCCCGCGGCCAGCGAGGCGAGGGCGAAGAGCACCGCGCCGAGCAGGAACATCCGCCGCCTGCCGAGCAGATCGGTCAGGCGACCGCCGAGCAGAAGCAGGCCGCCGCCGACGAGGGTGTAGCCGGTGACGACCCAGGACACGGATCCTGTCCCGGTCGCGAAGTGGGCCCCGATGGAGGGCAGGGCGACGTTCACGACGGTGACGTCGACGGCGATGAGGAACTGGAGGAGGGAGAGAAGCGCGAGCGCGGGCATGCGGCGCGGAGAAGCCTGTACGGGGAGCTGGTTCATGACGTGGGCACTCCAGGTCGGCCCCTGGCCACGGCGAGGCGGCGGGGCTGAGGAAGACGGACGCTTCCGTGCCATCGGCCCGTGGGACGGGCGGGGCACCTGGAGTTACTTGGTCACGGACATGCCGGGGACAGTAGTCGCCCGGCAGTCCCTGCGCATCCGGATTGTTCGAGTTACTGGCCGGGGGAGTCCAGCGTCGGCAGGTAGCGCGGCGCACGCCACGCCTTGAGGCGGTGCTCCACCGCCGCTCCGAGCGAGAGCAGCTCGGTGTCCTGGCGGTCACCGGCCATCAGGAGCAGACCGACGGGCAGTTCCTTCACGGACCCGGCGGGCACCGAGAGGGACGGGTATCCGGCGACGGCCGCCGGGGTGGAGGAGGGGATGACGTCGTTGTCGCCGCGCGCGCAGTCGGTGGTCCAGGCGGGCGGGTTCGTGGGCGAGGCGATGGCGTCCAGGTCGTGGGCGGCCATGGTCTCGTCGATGGAGCGTCGCGAGAGGTCCTTCAACTCGGCGCGCATCGCGCGGTATTCGGGGTCGGTGGTGGGCGGCGCCGCGAGGGCCTGCTCGAACAGCTCCTGCCCGGCGAAGCAGCTCTGCTCCTCGGGGTGGGTGCGGTTGAACTCGATGAGCCCCGCGAGGTCCTTGGGTCCTCGGCGCGTGCCGAGGTAGGTGTCGATGTCCCGGTGGAACTCGCTGAGCAGCGCGGGGAATTCGAGTTCGGCGAGCCGCGCCTGGTACGGGGGCGTCACCTCGACGACCGTGGCACCGGCCTTGCGCAGCTTCTGCGCCGTACGGGTCATCACCGCGTCCACGTCGGCTCCGAGCGAGGGCAGCCGCCACAGGCCGATCCGCTTGCCGCGCAGGCCGGCGCCCCGGTCGTCCGCCGCCTTCTGGGGCTCGGCGCCGCTCAGCACCGAGAACGTCAGCGCGGTGTCGGTCACGTTGCGTGCCATGGGCCCCGCCGTGTCCTGCTCGGCGGAGATCGGCACCACGCCCGACTGGCTGACGAGACCGAGGCTCGGCTTGTGGCCGACGACGCCGTTCATCCCCGCGGGGCACACGATGGAGCCGTCGGTCTCGGTGCCGATCGCCACCTGCGAGAGGGACGCGGCGAGGGCGGCGCCCGACCCGGCGGAGGAGCCGCAGGGATTGCGGTCGAGGACGTACGGGTTGTTGGTCTGTCCGCCCACTGCCGACCATCCCGAAGTCGGCTTGGCGCCACGGAAGTTGGCCCATTCGGACAGGTTGGTCTTGCCGAGGATCACCGCTCCCGCCGCACGCAGCCGGGTCACCAGGGCGGCATCGGTGCGGGGCGGGCTCCCGGCGAGCGCGA contains:
- the acnA gene encoding aconitate hydratase AcnA, which translates into the protein MSANSFDARSTLRVGDESYEIFKLDKVEGSARLPYSLKVLLENLLRTEDGANITADHIRALGSWDSQAQPSQEIQFTPARVIMQDFTGVPCVVDLATMREAVKELGGDPAKINPLAPAELVIDHSVIADKFGTKDAFGQNVELEYGRNKERYQFLRWGQTAFDEFKVVPPGTGIVHQVNIEHLARTVMVRNGQAYPDTLVGTDSHTTMVNGLGVLGWGVGGIEAEAAMLGQPVSMLIPRVVGFKLTGELKPGTTATDLVLTITEMLRKHGVVGKFVEFYGEGVAATSLANRATIGNMSPEFGSTAAIFPIDDETLKYLRLTGRDEQQVALVEAYAKEQGLWLDPAAEPDFSEKLELDLSTVVPSIAGPKRPQDRIVLANAAQQFALDVRNYVDTADEAGEESFPASDAPATTNGVPSNPTTVTAPDGSTYEIDHGAVTVAAITSCTNTSNPYVMVAAALVAKKAVEKGLTRKPWVKTTLAPGSKVVTDYFDKAGLTPYLDKVGFNLVGYGCTTCIGNSGPLPEEVSKAVNDHDLAVTSVLSGNRNFEGRINPDVKMNYLASPPLVVAYAIAGSMKVDITTEALGTDQDGNPVFLKDIWPSEAEVNDVVANSIGEDMFNKSYSDVFAGDAQWQALSIPTGNTFEWDTESTYVRKPPYFEGMAHEPSPVEDISGARVLAKLGDSVTTDHISPAGAIKADTPAGKYLTEHGVERRDFNSYGSRRGNHEVMIRGTFANIRLRNQIAPGTEGGFTRDFTQADAPVSFIYDASRNYIDQGIPLVVLSGKEYGSGSSRDWAAKGTALLGVKAVIAESYERIHRSNLIGMGVLPLQYPEGQSAETLGLTGEETFSFEGVTELNNGSTPRTVKVTTDTGVEFDAVVRIDTPGEADYYRNGGIMQYVLRSLIRK
- a CDS encoding VOC family protein gives rise to the protein MSVELNHTIVHARDNRESAAFFADLLGLEITGEWGPFVAVALSNGVTLDFATVPAEHITPQHYAFLVSEAEFDAAYAKISERGITHWADPHQKQPNEINRNDGGKGIYFLDPSEHAMELITIPYGGWPA
- a CDS encoding MFS transporter codes for the protein MNQLPVQASPRRMPALALLSLLQFLIAVDVTVVNVALPSIGAHFATGTGSVSWVVTGYTLVGGGLLLLGGRLTDLLGRRRMFLLGAVLFALASLAAGLAPNLPTLIAARFAQGAGEALASPAAMSLIALLFPAPAERAKALGIWGAISASGLIVGVLLSGALVQLLD
- a CDS encoding amidase family protein; translation: MGKRSIAAATAALVAGSLLLGVPHAGAQSDTRSGARGAGSSPGAGVDLDTVTIPELQARMAKGSLTSSALTRAYLRRIEKVDPKIHAVLRTSPTALREAAASDARHRSGKPLGPLDGIPVLLKDNVDTRDMPTTAGSLALAGSPPRTDAALVTRLRAAGAVILGKTNLSEWANFRGAKPTSGWSAVGGQTNNPYVLDRNPCGSSAGSGAALAASLSQVAIGTETDGSIVCPAGMNGVVGHKPSLGLVSQSGVVPISAEQDTAGPMARNVTDTALTFSVLSGAEPQKAADDRGAGLRGKRIGLWRLPSLGADVDAVMTRTAQKLRKAGATVVEVTPPYQARLAELEFPALLSEFHRDIDTYLGTRRGPKDLAGLIEFNRTHPEEQSCFAGQELFEQALAAPPTTDPEYRAMRAELKDLSRRSIDETMAAHDLDAIASPTNPPAWTTDCARGDNDVIPSSTPAAVAGYPSLSVPAGSVKELPVGLLLMAGDRQDTELLSLGAAVEHRLKAWRAPRYLPTLDSPGQ